Proteins found in one Desulfovibrio sp. genomic segment:
- a CDS encoding class III extradiol ring-cleavage dioxygenase translates to MTMPAFYIPHGGGPCFFMDWMPPDTWNALGGWMRSIPATLPQQPKAQIVFSAHWEQPEFTLLTTRTPGLYYDYYDFPPHTYELQWPAPPAPELFDRVRQCMRTAGLPLAEDTTRDFDHGVFVPGLLMYPEAQMPTLQISLRRGLDPLEHLALGRALAPLRDEGVLFVGSGMSFHNMRAFRYGDNTPIEGADIFANWLTDAVRNPNAAMRNAALAEWEKAPGARFAHPREEHLIPLMVIAGAAGAAQGKLAWHGRAMGAPLSAFSFD, encoded by the coding sequence ATGACCATGCCCGCATTTTACATCCCCCACGGCGGCGGCCCCTGCTTTTTTATGGACTGGATGCCGCCGGACACATGGAATGCCCTTGGCGGCTGGATGCGCTCCATCCCGGCGACTTTGCCGCAACAGCCCAAGGCGCAGATCGTATTCTCCGCCCATTGGGAGCAGCCGGAATTTACCCTGCTGACCACGCGGACACCGGGCCTGTATTATGATTATTATGACTTTCCGCCGCATACCTATGAGTTGCAGTGGCCTGCGCCGCCTGCGCCGGAACTGTTTGACCGGGTACGCCAGTGCATGCGCACGGCAGGCCTGCCGCTGGCGGAGGACACTACGCGCGACTTTGACCACGGCGTGTTTGTGCCGGGCCTGTTGATGTATCCGGAGGCGCAGATGCCCACGCTGCAAATATCGCTGCGGCGGGGGCTTGATCCGCTGGAGCATCTGGCTCTGGGGCGGGCGCTGGCCCCGCTGCGCGATGAGGGCGTGCTGTTTGTGGGCAGCGGCATGAGCTTTCACAACATGCGGGCATTCCGCTACGGGGATAACACGCCCATTGAAGGGGCGGATATTTTTGCCAACTGGCTGACGGATGCCGTGCGCAACCCCAATGCCGCCATGCGCAACGCGGCCCTTGCAGAATGGGAAAAGGCCCCCGGTGCGCGCTTTGCCCACCCACGTGAAGAGCATCTGATCCCCCTGATGGTGATCGCCGGGGCTGCCGGAGCCGCACAGGGCAAACTTGCCTGGCACGGCAGGGCTATGGGCGCGCCGCTCTCGGCATTTTCTTTTGACTAG
- a CDS encoding 4Fe-4S dicluster domain-containing protein — MALTRRNFLVGAASAAGIAAAGLDAQAETNGASASAQHAEYATLLDIEKCIGCGQCVEGCRERNGSRYPEVKKPLPVMFPPGTKDEDWSGKRDVDGRLTPYNWLYIESVTVQKDGAPLELHIPRRCLHCTNPPCANLCPWGAASRQPETGTVSIDSQTCLGGAKCRTVCPWHIPQRQSGVGLYLDLMPRFAGNGVMYKCDRCADSFAHGQLPACVEVCPQQVQTIGPRDEILAQARKLAQERGAYLYGVTENGGTNTFYLSPVPFSELAAQAKPGPGKPTFAPVADSMAQAGNLTRMLMTAPLVGVAGALVNAARQGQGLNHTQARPQGALHDPKAEAALSGGMLKKLWVGVALLLGFTGMMQLPVASRYGIAKIPGLTWTGDFYTTLNVHYILAALLLALGLYWLTLQVRGKLRGRLAYWGKVRLAVLGVVVLSGMARVAKNLPSITFSPGMTTFIDLVHLGFAVLLGVLCLWLWATGRGAWREDG, encoded by the coding sequence ATGGCACTGACCCGACGTAATTTTCTGGTGGGCGCGGCCTCTGCGGCAGGCATTGCCGCTGCGGGGCTGGATGCCCAGGCAGAAACCAATGGCGCGAGCGCCTCTGCCCAGCATGCGGAATACGCAACCCTGCTCGACATTGAAAAATGCATCGGCTGTGGCCAGTGCGTTGAGGGTTGCCGCGAACGCAACGGGAGCCGCTATCCGGAAGTCAAAAAGCCCCTGCCGGTCATGTTTCCGCCCGGAACCAAGGACGAGGACTGGTCTGGCAAGCGGGATGTGGACGGCAGGCTCACGCCCTATAACTGGCTGTATATTGAGAGCGTTACCGTGCAGAAGGACGGCGCACCTCTTGAACTGCACATTCCCCGCCGCTGCCTGCACTGCACAAATCCGCCCTGCGCCAACCTCTGCCCATGGGGCGCGGCCAGCCGCCAGCCAGAGACCGGCACGGTGAGCATAGACAGCCAGACCTGCCTCGGCGGGGCCAAATGCCGCACGGTCTGCCCCTGGCACATCCCGCAGCGGCAATCGGGCGTGGGGCTGTATCTTGACCTCATGCCGCGCTTTGCCGGCAACGGCGTCATGTACAAGTGCGACCGCTGCGCAGACAGCTTTGCTCACGGCCAATTGCCCGCCTGTGTGGAGGTTTGCCCCCAGCAGGTGCAGACCATCGGCCCCCGTGATGAAATTCTGGCTCAGGCCCGCAAGCTGGCGCAAGAGCGCGGCGCGTACCTTTATGGCGTGACAGAAAACGGCGGCACCAATACCTTCTATCTGTCGCCCGTGCCGTTTTCCGAACTGGCGGCGCAGGCCAAACCCGGCCCCGGCAAGCCCACCTTTGCCCCGGTAGCGGACTCCATGGCGCAAGCTGGCAACCTCACCCGCATGTTAATGACAGCGCCGCTGGTGGGCGTGGCAGGGGCGCTGGTAAACGCCGCACGCCAGGGGCAAGGCCTGAACCACACGCAGGCCCGCCCTCAGGGAGCGCTGCATGACCCCAAGGCGGAAGCTGCCCTCTCCGGCGGCATGCTCAAGAAGCTATGGGTGGGCGTGGCCCTGCTGCTCGGCTTTACGGGCATGATGCAACTGCCCGTGGCAAGCCGATACGGCATTGCCAAAATTCCCGGCCTCACCTGGACAGGTGATTTTTACACCACTCTGAACGTCCACTATATTCTGGCTGCCCTGCTGCTGGCGCTGGGCCTTTACTGGCTGACCCTGCAAGTGCGGGGCAAGCTGCGGGGCCGCCTTGCCTACTGGGGCAAGGTGCGGCTGGCAGTGCTGGGCGTTGTGGTGCTGAGCGGCATGGCCCGCGTTGCCAAAAACCTGCCTTCCATCACGTTTTCGCCGGGCATGACAACCTTTATTGACCTTGTGCATCTGGGCTTTGCCGTGCTGCTCGGTGTGCTCTGCCTCTGGCTGTGGGCAACTGGGCGCGGCGCGTGGCGCGAGGACGGATAA